The Burkholderia cepacia genome includes a region encoding these proteins:
- a CDS encoding c-type cytochrome, translating to MTKTCAVLLLAAATCATSVAMAEATGPARAAAARNTEARTVEVTLPGDTRKFPPGPGADLADLHCLVCHSVDMVTRQPPLSFDEWKAEVVKMRAVYGAPLPPEAIDDLARYLTTINGKP from the coding sequence ATGACGAAGACTTGTGCCGTGCTCCTGCTCGCCGCCGCGACGTGCGCGACAAGCGTCGCGATGGCGGAAGCGACCGGGCCGGCGCGCGCTGCGGCAGCGCGGAACACCGAGGCTCGCACGGTCGAGGTTACGCTGCCCGGCGATACGCGGAAGTTTCCGCCCGGCCCGGGCGCCGATCTCGCGGACCTGCATTGCCTCGTCTGCCATTCGGTCGACATGGTAACGCGCCAGCCGCCGCTGTCGTTCGACGAGTGGAAGGCGGAAGTCGTCAAGATGCGCGCGGTGTATGGCGCGCCGCTGCCGCCCGAGGCGATCGACGACCTCGCCCGCTACCTCACCACGATCAACGGCAAGCCGTGA
- a CDS encoding sulfate ABC transporter substrate-binding protein gives MGYTNGIGSRLLKGVAAAALVVAATAAHADTSILNVSYDVTRELYKDINTGFAAAYKQKTGETVAIKQSHGASSAQALSVLQGLQADVVTMNQPNDIDLLAERGQLLPKDWRARFPDNSSPYSTTMVFLVRKGNPKAIKDWSDLAKPGVQVIIANPKTSGNGRYAYLAAWGFQKQKGATDQQAIDFEKAIFRNVPVLDSGGRGATTTFTQRGIGDVLVTFENEVALMDTGASGAQFDAVYPSASILAEPPVAVVDKVVDKKGTRKVAQAYLDYLYTPQAQEIIAQHHLRPRDANVLKKHAAEFKPLKTFSVEQVFGSWANAQKTHFADGGTFDQVIVDRK, from the coding sequence ATGGGATACACGAACGGAATCGGCAGCCGGCTGCTGAAGGGTGTCGCCGCAGCGGCGCTGGTCGTGGCGGCGACGGCCGCGCACGCGGATACGTCGATCCTGAACGTGTCGTACGACGTGACGCGCGAGCTGTACAAGGACATCAACACCGGCTTTGCCGCCGCGTACAAGCAGAAGACCGGCGAGACGGTCGCGATCAAGCAGTCGCACGGCGCGTCGAGCGCGCAGGCGCTGTCGGTGCTGCAGGGGCTGCAGGCCGACGTCGTGACGATGAACCAGCCGAACGACATCGACCTGCTCGCCGAGCGCGGCCAGTTGCTGCCGAAGGACTGGCGTGCGCGTTTCCCGGACAACAGCTCGCCGTACTCGACCACGATGGTGTTCCTGGTGCGCAAGGGCAACCCGAAGGCGATCAAGGACTGGAGCGATCTCGCGAAGCCGGGTGTCCAGGTGATCATCGCGAACCCGAAGACGTCGGGCAATGGTCGTTATGCGTATCTCGCCGCATGGGGCTTCCAGAAGCAGAAGGGCGCGACCGACCAGCAGGCGATCGACTTCGAGAAGGCGATCTTTCGCAACGTGCCAGTGCTCGACTCCGGCGGCCGGGGCGCGACGACGACGTTCACGCAGCGCGGCATCGGCGACGTGCTGGTCACGTTCGAGAACGAAGTCGCGCTGATGGACACCGGTGCGTCGGGCGCGCAGTTCGACGCCGTGTATCCGTCGGCGAGCATCCTCGCGGAGCCGCCCGTCGCCGTCGTCGACAAGGTCGTCGACAAGAAGGGCACGCGCAAGGTCGCGCAGGCGTATCTCGACTACCTGTACACGCCGCAAGCGCAGGAGATCATCGCGCAGCACCATCTGCGCCCGCGCGACGCGAACGTGCTGAAGAAGCACGCTGCCGAGTTCAAGCCGCTGAAGACGTTCAGCGTCGAGCAGGTCTTCGGCAGCTGGGCGAACGCGCAGAAGACGCATTTCGCGGACGGCGGCACGTTCGACCAGGTGATCGTCGACCGGAAATGA
- the dapA gene encoding 4-hydroxy-tetrahydrodipicolinate synthase codes for MNTRFEGIWLPIITPFHHGEVDHAALARLARHYAGAGIAGFVAGATTGEGVLLDAREQDAVFATLRDAAPGRPIVVGLTASATHFAAARARELAALRPDGLLVTPPVYVRPTQDGIRRHVEAIVDAADLPVLVYNIPYRTGVNVELDTLQALARDPRVAGIKECGGTLDRMSRLVHDTPLAILSGDDNQNFAAMCAGAHGAIASSAHVLPEWHVRIHALLRDGRLADARRLSVALQPLVAALFAEPNPAPVKAVLAAQGWCEDGLRLPFVPASDALRARLVELHAALEASTPAVAAA; via the coding sequence ATGAACACACGTTTCGAAGGTATCTGGCTGCCGATCATCACGCCGTTCCACCACGGCGAAGTCGACCACGCCGCGCTCGCGCGACTCGCGCGCCACTATGCGGGCGCGGGCATCGCGGGCTTCGTCGCGGGCGCGACGACGGGTGAAGGCGTGCTGCTCGACGCGCGCGAACAGGACGCCGTATTCGCGACGTTGCGCGACGCGGCGCCCGGACGGCCGATCGTCGTCGGGCTGACCGCGAGCGCGACGCACTTCGCGGCCGCGCGTGCGCGCGAACTCGCGGCATTGCGGCCCGACGGGCTGCTCGTCACGCCGCCCGTATACGTGCGGCCGACGCAGGACGGCATCCGCCGCCACGTCGAGGCGATCGTCGACGCGGCCGACCTGCCGGTGCTCGTCTACAACATCCCGTACCGCACCGGCGTGAACGTCGAACTGGACACGCTGCAGGCGCTTGCGCGCGACCCGCGCGTCGCGGGCATCAAGGAATGCGGCGGCACGCTCGACCGGATGAGCCGGCTCGTGCACGACACGCCGCTCGCGATCCTGTCCGGCGACGACAACCAGAACTTCGCGGCGATGTGCGCCGGTGCGCACGGTGCGATCGCAAGCAGCGCGCACGTGCTGCCCGAATGGCATGTGCGCATCCATGCGCTGCTGCGCGACGGCCGGCTCGCCGATGCGCGGCGCCTGTCGGTCGCGCTGCAGCCGCTCGTCGCGGCGCTGTTCGCGGAGCCGAACCCGGCACCGGTGAAGGCCGTGCTGGCCGCGCAAGGGTGGTGCGAGGACGGGTTGCGGCTGCCGTTCGTGCCGGCGAGCGATGCGCTGCGGGCGAGGCTGGTCGAACTGCATGCGGCGCTGGAAGCATCCACGCCGGCTGTTGCGGCAGCTTGA